Proteins encoded in a region of the Oryctolagus cuniculus chromosome 10, mOryCun1.1, whole genome shotgun sequence genome:
- the CCR3 gene encoding C-C chemokine receptor type 3, whose translation MDTPMDGLKTVVQGVGTTTYDYNWALPCEKVRIKDLGAKFLPPLYSLVFIVGLLGNIMVVVILTKYKRLRIMTNIYLFNLAISDLLFLFTLPFWIHYVRWNEWVFDSHMCKLLSGLYALGMYSEIFFIILLTMDRYLAIVHAVFALRARTVTFGVITSIVTWALAGLAALPEFIFHEFQREPEEAVCSPVYPEDEEDSWKRFHALRMNILGLALPLLIMTICYTGIIKTLLRCPNKTKYKAIRLIFVIMVVFFIFWAPYNLVLFLSAFQSIFLESSCESSKQLDLARQVTEVITHTHCCVNPIIYAFVGEKFQKYLHHFFHRHVAIYLGKYIPFLPSEKLERASSISPSSGDPELSVVF comes from the coding sequence atggatacaccaatggaTGGGCTCAAGACTGTGGTCCAAGGCGTGGGGACCACAACCTACGACTATAACTGGGCACTGCCATGTGAAAAAGTCAGGATCAAAGATCTGGGGGCCAAGTTCCTGCCTCCACTCTATTCCCTGGTGTTCATCGTTGGCCTCTTGGGCAACATCATGGTGGTGGTGATCCTCACGAAATACAAGAGGCTCAGAATCATGACCAACATCTACCTGTTCAACTTGGCGATTTCGGacttgctctttctcttcaccCTCCCATTCTGGATTCACTACGTTAGGTGGAACGAGTGGGTGTTTGACAGTCACATGTGCAAGCTCCTCTCAGGACTGTATGCCCTGGGCATGTACAGCGAGATCTTCTTCATCATCCTGCTGACGATGGACAGGTACCTGGCCATCGTCCACGCCGTGTTTGCCCTTCGAGCCCGGACAGTCACCTTTGGCGTCATCACCAGCATCGTCACCTGGGCCCTTGCAGGGCTGGCGGCCCTCCCCGAGTTtatcttccatgagttccaaagGGAGCCCGAGGAGGCTGTGTGCAGCCCTGTGTACCCAGAGGATGAGGAAGACAGCTGGAAGCGTTTCCACGCCCTGAGGATGAATATCCTGGGcctcgctctgcctctgctcaTCATGACCATCTGCTACACCGGAATCATCAAAACGCTGCTCAGGTGCCCCAACAAAACAAAGTACAAGGCCATCCGGCTCATTTTTGTCATCATGgtggtctttttcattttctgggcACCTTACAAcctggttctttttctttctgcttttcaatcgATCTTCCTGGAGAGCAGCTGTGAGAGCAGCAAGCAGTTGGACCTGGCCAGGCAGGTGACAGAGGTGATCACCCACACCCACTGCTGCGTCAACCCCATCATCTATGCCTTCGTAGGCGAGAAATTCCAGAAGTACCTGCACCACTTTTTCCACCGGCACGTGGCCATCTACCTGGGCAAATACATCCCGTTCCTTCCTAGCGAGAAACTGGAAAGAGCCAGTTCCATCTCCCCATCTTCGGGGGACCCAGAGCTCTCCGTGGTGTTTTAG